Proteins encoded in a region of the Megalops cyprinoides isolate fMegCyp1 chromosome 3, fMegCyp1.pri, whole genome shotgun sequence genome:
- the LOC118775515 gene encoding thy-1 membrane glycoprotein-like has translation MNSLFICSIFLTVLVASGFCKKILVCQEETDIRVECRLEPRQNQINNYEFSISKNNKEAIINTNVTGITADVTFKDKTRVEPLQPFGFKLTLSNFPITENTTFICKTSNLVDSVFIQKGKMETCSAISVFLQSCPWLLPLLVCFHAV, from the exons ATGAACAGTCTTTTCATATGTAGCATTTTTCTCACAG TTTTAGTGGCATCTGGATTTTGTAAGAAAATCCTTGTGTGTCAGGAAGAAACGGACATAAGAGTAGAATGCAGACTGGAGCCCAGACAAAACCAGATTAACAACTACGagttttccatttccaaaaacaacaaGGAAGCCATCATTAACACCAATGTCACCGGTATTACTGCTGATGTGACCTTCAAGGACAAAACCCGTGTTGAACCACTCCAACCTTTTGGGTTCAAGCTGACACTGTCCAACTTCCCGATAACTGAAAACACAACTTTCATCTGCAAAACTTCAAATTTGGTTGACAGCGTGTTTATTCAGAAAG GTAAAATGGAGACATGCTCTGCCATCAGTGTGTTCCTGCAGAGCTGCCCTTGGCTCCTGCCCTTGTTGGTGTGCTTTCATGCCGTGTAG